The stretch of DNA AGTATTCAGTAAATAAAGTGCAGTAATAAGTAATATGTAATTAGTCATAAGTTGTAAGTCTCAGTTTTCAGGTTGCAAGTTGCAAGTTTCTAAAAAGCTCAGAATGCATATGAGTTGCATTATTATACGCCATTTTAATGAACCATAAACCATAAACTGAAAACTTATATTTAATACTAGCGACTATTCACTAACGACTAGCGACTATATACTAATTAAGGAGAGAAGGTAGTAAAGATGATACAAATGCAAACGCGTTTATTCGTTGCGGATAATTCGGGTGCCAAAGAAATACAATGTATAAAAGTATTGGGTGGTTCTCAAAGGAGATATGCTAGAATAGGAGACATTATTGTTGCTTCAGTTAAAGTAGCAGCAGTAGGTGGAACCTGCAAAAAAGGTGAAGTTATTAAGGCGGTGGTAGTAAGAACCAGAAAAGAACTTGGTCGATCAGATGGTTCTTATATTAGGTTTGACGATAATGCGGCAGTTATTATTAATAATCAAAATGAACCGGTTGGAACCAGAATATTTGGGCCGGTTGCACGGGAATTAAGAAATAAAAATTTTATGAAGATAATTTCACTAGCACCTGAGGTAGTATAAAAAGGGAGGGTAGCGATTTGGTTAGCAATAAAATTAGTTTTAGAAAAGGTGACAAAGTATTGGTTATCATCGGAGAAGATAAAGGTAAAAAAGGAAAAATTGTTCGTATTTTTCCTAAAAAGATGGAAGTTATAGTGGAAGGTGTTAATTTTTTAAAAAAACACTCTAAGCCCACCCAAAAAGTTCCTCAGGGAGGAATAGTCAAGCAGGAAGGCGCATTGCATACTTCAAACGTCAGACTAATTTGTAACAAATGTAATATACCTACTGCTATTAGAAGAGAGAAAATTAAAGAGGGCAAAAGAGTAAGAGTGTGTAAAAAATGCGGAGAAATAATAGATAAGGTTTAGGAGGTTGGATGATGCCCCGATTAAAGGATAAATATTTGAAACAAGTTGTACCGGAAATGATGAAAAAATTTAAATATAAAAGCGTGATGGCTGTCCCCAAATTGGAAAAAAC from Candidatus Atribacteria bacterium encodes:
- a CDS encoding 50S ribosomal protein L14 → MIQMQTRLFVADNSGAKEIQCIKVLGGSQRRYARIGDIIVASVKVAAVGGTCKKGEVIKAVVVRTRKELGRSDGSYIRFDDNAAVIINNQNEPVGTRIFGPVARELRNKNFMKIISLAPEVV
- a CDS encoding 50S ribosomal protein L24, whose amino-acid sequence is MSFRKGDKVLVIIGEDKGKKGKIVRIFPKKMEVIVEGVNFLKKHSKPTQKVPQGGIVKQEGALHTSNVRLICNKCNIPTAIRREKIKEGKRVRVCKKCGEIIDKV